GCTGGGAGCATTCTAAACTTGATGGAAGCTCCAGGTGATATCCGCAATCCTTAAGTTCTAGTTCCTTCAGGTGGGCTAGGTGGGAAAGCGAAGGCAATTTGTGACTTCGATAGGTGACGCCCAAATATGTTAAGCCGAAAGGAAGGTCCGGTAGCGATTGGAGCTTGTTGCAATGTTTAAAATCAAGGTGTCGTAGGGAAGAAAGATTACACATGCTTTCTACCAGTATCCCTTTCAGATTTCTGCACCAGAAAGCACGTAACTCTCGAAGCTTTCTCAGACTCCCAATACCATTGGGTAATTCTTCTATACCACTCCAAGAAATATCTAGAATCTCTAGATTCTCCAAAGACCCTATGCTATTTGGTAATGAAGAAAGGGAGTGAGTACCGAATAGATCGAGTTGCTACAGTGCTTTTAATTTACCTATTTATGCTAGAAGCTCCCTGAGGTAGAAACGAGGAACGGGGCATTTAGCGTCTACATCGGCGCCTACCGCGAGATGAAGTGTATGGGATGAGCCCAGTTCCAAGTGAAGGAGGCCCTCCATGTCTTCAATGGAAGCATCAATTCGCTTCAGTCTCCCACACCCCCTGAGGATGAGAATCTCTAACTTCTCAAAAGCTGAGAGGAAGTCAGTATTTTCCAAGGAACGACAAAATGAAAGGTCTAGATATTTAAGCTTCTTTGCCAtctacggaaaaaaaaaaaaacaataatgaaTGTCGATGGGTGAGTGTAGAGTCATTATGattcaaaagaaatcataaaaggagaggaaaaaaaaaaaaaaaagactttaatTCTTACGTTGAAAAAACTCCATCCTTCCCATTTCTCATCTATATTACTTCCTTGCAATTCGAGTACAGCTAATTCCTTTACATCAAAAGTGTTTACTTCAAAACTCGCGGGACAATTTTGCCATTGAAGCCATTTTAACCCCTTCATTAAGTCCTTAAAATCTCCATTGAGATGTGCATTTATCATGTAAAGATATCTTAGATTCGTCAAATTCTTAAATTGTTTTTCTGTGTAAATGTCACCATCTCTTGTGCTGCCTTCACTCAGATTAATCGCCTCAATCTTGTCCGTTCCCTATAAGCAAGAATCAATGTTCATTAGTACTATATCCAACTAAAGTCATCGAATATCATTTGTTCATAATGCTACTGATGTGTATTAATGTGTTCAAGAGACCTGCAATGTGAagacatgattttctttttatgccaATAAACTACAATCATAAAGGCTCACAATGTGAAGGATGTCGACTTCCATTTCGAAATTTGGCCATACGCATCCGGatcttaaaaagaattataatgtAATGGCTCATGTAGAGTAAAAACTCTATAACTTgtaatcttcttctttctggAACTGTAGTTTCATTATCACACTAGTTAAGACATGCATGCAAAACACGGAATATAATCAAATTGCAAagtgcaaaatcaaaattttacttggtcaattttatatttctattaagGAGACTTTTTCTATTAAGCAATGCATGGGTGAAAGGATAGATAAAAGGGAGAAAAACCTCAGAAGCAGCGAGTCGGCGAGCAAGACTTACCACAGATTCGGTGTTATTAAGGAGACTTctagcaaatatatatatatagtttaaaaagttagaaataaaactttttttttttaatttcaaggCATTCATAACACTTCAAAATGGAAATAACCGTTCTGACAActccaaaaatcaaaatggaAGGGGGAAAATAAAGAGGCCACGAGATCCTGGCCTAACCGTTTTTGatgaaagaaattaatttctcgCCATCGATTCGGATAATTGAAATAACTCAGAAAGGCTTGTTTCGAGTAACTTTTATTcttcatcttttgttttttcttaagAGCACGCActttggccatttttttttttttttttttttgggtgatatATCTGTGAAACTTGTCGACACGCCGAATTAtgcatggtttttttttaatagttttctGGAATCTGAGTATTATTTGATCTTTTGACGGGAGAGCAAGATATTtacttttggttttttattaGTTGTGGCGAGCAATCTATTCGCCCCGCTTCAGCCTGTAGATTTTGTCTAAAGGTATTTTGGGAGTACCTGTTAAGTAACCtggctgaaaaaaaaaaaaaacctatgtGAAGtggtttttattaaaaatactGATTTAACGTAATACGAGAACATGAAAATCGTGAAAGtcatctcaaaagaaaaacaaagattttCAGCGAAGAGGGCCATTTATCAAGTGAAAAGGTCATACTGGAATCACAAGATTTTACTAATTAATATATCAAACAAGAGatttaatatgtatatatatatatatacattgcaaTGGACACTTAATTTCATATGATAGGGAATATTAATGTATGAGAGATAAACCACAAAAGGAAATACTTTTCAAGAGAGAGCAACCTCCCTACTTTCTAATCACGTCAACGAAACATTCAAGGGCAACAATAGTGAAGCTTCTCATTCCATGAGAGCAAGCACTAAATAGTCGACCACACATGgacaaatgagaaaaagaaacaaaagggtTACCTTTTCTTCCTTTAGCACTTTTTGGGCTTCCTCATAGTCCCATAGCCTGCTACGGCACCAAGGCTCTCGTTAGTTTTCCTCGCAAACTATTTCCCTACCAAGATCTCTCAATTGGTCATGCATTTTGAGCTTATGATCATTTCCAACTTTTATTAATGACATAAATATCAATGCTTCAATTCCCTCACTTGGGAAAAAGCCACAAGCGTCCCACATGTAGGATGCGATTATCTTGTTAGTGCAAATAAAAAAGCAAGcgatatccaaaaatatttgtttttgtctATAGCCTAATGCTTCATAGCTTATTCTTAACTTTTTATGCACTTCCGTATGAGGAACTCTTTTTAACTTCTTTATTGTATTTATCCACTGTGTTGGCTCTTTTCCACACAATAATGAACCAAAAACCTCAAGCGATAAGGGAAGCCCTCCAGTGATGGATACAACTTCATGAGTGAGGTCCTCAAATTCCCTTGGAGGAGAGTTCCTTCGAAATGCATGTTTGCTAAACATAATCAAAGATTGATTGTTATCCATTTCCTTATGTTCATAATTGTAGTCCACCCTAGCTTCTTCAAGAATCCTCTTGTTTCTGGTGGTAATAATAATCTTGCTTCCCGAAGAAAACCAATCATGATCACCAGCCAAACACTTCAACTGAACAACTTCATCCGCATCATCAAGAAGAACGAGGACCTTTTTACCTTTAAACTTGGAGGAGATGAACTTAATCCCTTCATCCTTATTGCGAACTCCACCATCTTGCTTCAATATATCATTTATTAACTGATTTTGTAAATAATGCATGCCATTTTGCTTGCATGATTCCCTTATATCAGCAATGAAGCTACGAAGCTCAAATTGATTAGAGAGCTTGTTGTTGATGGTTTTGGCAAGAGTAGTCTTACCAATGCCTCCCATTCCATGGACGCCAACAAATAGGGTGGCATTAGATTTATTAGCCACAAATTCCATAACCTTATTCACATGACTATCAAGTCCGACCAAATTCTCAGAAATAACCAACtcgaactttttcttcaattcgCTCAACGCTTTTTGACAACCGATTTCACCAAATCTGCTTCAGACCTATCAAACACGACAAGAGTTCAAATATGTGGCAacaataattttatattgtttatcTATGAGAACACAATAAATCTAGAGATGGattgaaaaacttaaaaaatctTTGTGGTCATACCTCCATATATATTGTCATATATGCTAAGTCTAAGTGGAAAATGATGGTGGTTGCTTCACATGGCATGCCCTATTCCACTGTTACTCCGACATAATTTATCAAGCCGAGAACAACTTGAGGGCATCGCTTATGAATCTTCAATATTGTATATATTATGGATTTGGtccaaattttaaattggtTGTTATTTAAAGATATTAGGGATGATGTGGTTGTAACTTTGAAAATTCTCTAGAGCatttgaataaacaaaaatcCAATAAGCCAACCTAACATGAGAGTTAGCCATCAATCAATAAACATGTCATAACTTTTGATGGAAGATGATTTCAGGTTCCACAATACCAATCCAAAAAGTTGTTCACATTGTAATATTGCAAATTACTTAAATGCAATTGAAGTGATTTCTTCTTGTTTGCGCAGTTCTACAGGCTTGTAAGTTTCTACTAGTGTTGTGAATTTAGTATCATTCTAGATTGGTGCTCTTATCAGTTTTCATTGCCTCTAGGGAGGATAACGTTAGtgaaatcccttatgatattttgaagataacaaaataaatcaaaaactactaacatgtttaattgttgagtaatagactatgcagatgatagaaagtgtaaatgattttatcaaagcctatacttggaagaaccataagacagactctatgctgaagctgaatttattCAAACTGTGTCCAGACCTTAAGGCTAAATTTGTTTAGAAGCAGATTATGTACTGACTTACGTTCAAATTGTAAAGTTTATTATGAAGATTGCCGAACTTCTGTGTTAAAGTTTGTTTTGCATCAGAAGTCTATCTAcactgacaaattccagactgaacgcaAGTGAAGAAGGAAGATTCTCAGACTTTACTTCAGACGGAgcactctcagactttacatatagaacgagacacaagtccaGAATGTGACAAGGTCCAGAATGAGACACAAGTTCAAAACGTAACAGATTCATAATGAACATGTTTAGAACGAGACAACTTGACAGAAcataacacaagccccaaacatataacggctagtaaGCTGGTTTGGATTATACATCGgaatagatttgattgactcaatctaattgattgacaattggatcttaaagacaagaactttctaaacgaaaaagctctacttatggaaactaagattctgtttgtatgggcgatcagaatcaactTGTGATTCTACTTTGGTCACTCAACGGCtgccaaatcttctagatacagatctattcaatgggtatattggaagatgATTATTTAGATACTGTctaacggctagtttggaagtggatgagtatttaaggagatcaaggaccgatggacaagtaagagacggagcgtaaaatttataattctaaagtTTGAGCAAACTTTGATCATACATTTGTCTTTGGTGAGTTagacgtttgtgatcgtgagagaaataccaaaagagtgacttagtgagatagtgtgatctaccactaTGTGTTTGTATTCAAAGTTGTagtctcttgttgattgcatagtggaatctagccagaaGGCcgttagcatgggagagtggatgtaggcttgatctaagccgaaccactataaatttcgtctgcagcattttctttccttaactCTTCATATTTAAAGTATGTTGCATATTTGTAGGTTATGTCAGAAGTCTGTTCCATCGTATAACAGATTATGAACATCTACCAAAAGTCTGGTGGTTAGTTTAATCAGATTCTAATAATTATTCAGACTTTGCtcgcaatttattttattccgcatttatttgtcaagatttcttttaaacaTCTATTTACCCCCCTTCTAGGTGTTCATattagcactctcaattggtatcaaaaccAAGTGCTAATATCTTAGCAacggacttatggaagggcagaGTAACATCAGGCCatcatattttgatggaaatgaatataacatttagaaaaacaaaatgaaggcattcctaagatcaagaGAACCCATGCAATgagatgttgtggaaaaaggaatcaattcAACTACTgcatctacatcaaataagaatggcaaagacaaagaaacaaagccCCTTACTCTTATGTCTCGAATGGAgatatccaaaagagaagctcttgatacaaaagctatttattctttatattgtgcattatctcttgctgaatataacataatctcttcatgtgaaacaataaaagaagtttggaatagacttcatgttacttaTAAAGAGACTGAttgtgtaaaagagacaaaagttaACTTcatgctcggcaaatatgaatccttcaagatgaagcaaggagagtcaattggagatatgttcagtcattttacagaaattgtaaacggtttggcTTATCAAGGTCAttcaatttcttccccaatgaaggtcaacaaacttttgcgaggtctttcaaaagattggaaccatgttaaGACCTCAATCCAAGAGACttagaggattatgccactctccatTAATGAATTGATtagcactcttcaatcctatgaagtgtaACAAATCAACGacgaagatcccaaaggtaagaagtccattgttTTAATATCTAACGCTGATTCTAATGATACAAACTCAGAAAATGACCTGGAcaacgaagaacttgcttttatgatcaagaaattcaaaaaactaagtagaaaaggaagggaaTTCcgtggaagaagacaatacaagtaTAATGGACATAAAAgaaccatgaaagaagatgatgagcaaggaaatatatgcttgatggcacattctgACTTAAACACAGAGTCAGAATCAAAGTCTGACTTACACACAGACttagaatccgatgaggaaatcgaggta
Above is a window of Eucalyptus grandis isolate ANBG69807.140 chromosome 9, ASM1654582v1, whole genome shotgun sequence DNA encoding:
- the LOC104420085 gene encoding disease resistance protein RUN1-like, giving the protein MEFVANKSNATLFVGVHGMGGIGKTTLAKTINNKLSNQFELRSFIADIRESCKQNGMHYLQNQLINDILKQDGGVRNKDEGIKFISSKFKGKKVLVLLDDADEVVQLKCLAGDHDWFSSGSKIIITTRNKRILEEARVDYNYEHKEMDNNQSLIMFSKHAFRRNSPPREFEDLTHEVVSITGGLPLSLEVFGSLLCGKEPTQWINTIKKLKRVPHTEVHKKLRISYEALGYRQKQIFLDIACFFICTNKIIASYMWDACGFFPSEGIEALIFMSLIKVGNDHKLKMHDQLRDLGREIVCEEN